GCTCCGCCGTTATCGCGCGCGCAAACTGGCGCGCGCGCGCCAGTTCGATCTTGCGCTCGCGGACTATCGAGAAGGCTTGCGGTTGATGGAGGGCAAGAAGGATCATTTCGAGCCCGACGGCCTGCCCAATCCGCTGGGCCTCACGATCGGCACCTACCGTGGCAACATGATCTACTATGCGGCGCAGACCAGCTTTGCGAAGGGCGACTATCGAGCGGTGGTCGACGGCATGGCCCGCGCGCTGGAACTGGCCCCCACGTTCGCCAGGAACGACATGCTCGTGCCGACGGCTTACTGGACCTATCTCGCCTATCGGAAGCTGGGCGAGCACGACAAGGCCCGCGCAGCGATCGATGCCGTCCCGGCTGACCTCGATCTCATCGAGAACCAGGTCTACCATCAGGGCGTAAAGGTGATGCAGGGGCGCATGCCGCCGGCGCAAATCGCCGGGAACGCCGACAGCACGATCAAGTTCGCGGCGGCGATGGAACATCGCTTCGCCGGCCGCGAGGCCGAGGCCGGCGCGATGCTGCGCGAGATCGTGACGGAAAACGCCCAAGGCCACTGGCCGTCGGAGGTTGAGCTTGTCGCCCCCGCGAGGCGCGTCGGCGCGGCGGGCGCGACGCCCTGAGCTAGAGAGGCCCCTCGCGATGATCCAGCCGTGAGGGGCGAGGCGTCGAGGCGCCCTTCTCATCGCAGGACTGGGCCGTCTGGCTTGCCCACTAGAAAAGGGCGCGATGCCGGAATAGGATGACCGGACTCGGAACGGTTTACGACAGTCGCTCGGAAATCGTCTGCGGAAGGGGCCAAGTAAATGCCCATGAAGAAGCTTCGGAGACGGATCGCTGGCCTAGGGCTTTTCCTGCTGTGGCCAAATATGGCTGCGGCTTCGATTGGCGATCCGGCCGGATCGGGGGTGATCGTCTCGGCGGTGCGCTGGCTCGAGGGGACTTTGCTTGGCACGATCGCCACCGTCGTTGCCGTCATCGCGGTCGCTTCGGTCGGGCTGCTGATGCTGACCGGTCGGATCAACTGGCGCTATGGAGCGACCGTCATCCTCGGCTGCTTCATCCTGTTCGGTGCGGCCAGCATCGTCGCCGGCATCCAGTCGACCGCCAGCCTTGGCAACTGACGGATGAACGGGCTCGAGCGCGATCCGCTCTTCGTCGCCCTGACGCGCCCCCAGATGTTCGCCGGCGTGACCTACTCCTATTTCGTCGCCAACGCGGTCCTTGCGACCGAGGCGTTCCTGATCTTCCGCTCGGCCTGGGCACTGGCCGCCGCCGTCATCGTCCATCTCGCCGGCATGCTGATGTGCCTGCGCGAGCCGCGCTTCTTCGACCTCTGGCTGACCCGGCTGCAGCGCTGTCCGCGCGTGCGCAACTATGCGATCTGGCGATGCAATTCCTACCGCCCCTGACCCGCGACGAGCGAGCCGCCGCGCGCGAGCGGCCGGCGGGCTTCCATCTCCCTTATGCGCGCCACGTCGACGATGCGACGATCGAGACGCGCGACGGCCTGCTGATGCAGGTGATCCACGTCCGCGGCCTCTTGTTCGAGACCGCCGACACCGACGAGCTCAACTACCGGAAGCGGCTGCGCGACGCGACCTTGCAGGCGATCGGATCGTCCCGCTTCGCGCTCTACCATCATATCGTCCGGCGGCGGATCGCGGACGAAGGCGCGGCCGATTATCCCGATCCCTTCTCGCGCCGCCTGGACGCGGCGTGGCGGGCGCGGCTCGCGGGCAAGCGGCTCTACGTCAACGATCTGTTCCTGACCCTGGTGCGCCGCCCGCTGCAGGGCCGGCTGAGCGGGCTCGACCGGCTGCGCGCGATGCTTGGGCGGACCGGCAGCAATGAAGAAGAGGCCGAGGCGGTCTACGAACTGCGCGCGCTCGATGCGGCCCGCGACGCCCTGCTCGCCGCGCTCGGCAATTACGGGCCGCGGCTGCTCGGAATCTACCAGACGCCGCAGGGGCCGTGCTCGGAGCCGCTCGAATTCCTCTCCACGCTCTACAATGGCGAGATGCGGCCGGTGCTGCTGCCGATGCAGGATCTCGGCGCCTATCTCCCCTATCGCCGGGTGAGCTTCGGCCAGACGGTCGAGCTCGGCCCGGCGGCGCCGTCGCCGCGCAGCTTCCTCGGCATCGTCTCTTTGAAGGATTATCCGGGCCAGACCGCGCCCGGCATGCTCGACGAATTGCTGCGCCTGCCGTTCGAGATGGTGGTGTCGCAATCGTTCGGCTTCGTCGACCGCCAAGCGGCCCTGGGTCGGATGAACCTGGCGCTGCGGCGGATGCGCTCGGCCGAGGACGAGGCGTTGAGCCTGCGCGCCGACCTCGCCACCGCCAAGGACGAAGTCGCGGCCGGCCGCGCCGGCTTCGGCGAGCATCACATGACTTTGGCGCTACGCGGCGACACGCCGGCCGCGGTCGACGAGGCGGTGGCCGAGGCGCAGGCGGCTCTCGCCGATCTCGGCATCATCGCGGTGCGCGAGGAGATGGCGCTGGAGCCCGCTTTCTGGGCGCAATTCCCGGGCAACTTCAAATATATCGCGCGACGCGGCCTGGTCTCGACCGGCAATTTCGCGGGGCTGGCCAGCGCTCACAATTTCCCGCTCGGCCAGGCCGAGGGCAACCATTGGGGTGAGGCGATCACCCTGCTCGAGACGACGGCGGCGGGGCCTTATTATTTCAACTTCCACCAGGGCGACCTCGGCAATTTCACCGTGATCGGCCCATCGGGATCGGGCAAGACGGTGGTGCTCAATTTCCTGCTCGCCCAGGCGCGCAAGATCTCGCCCCGCATCATCTTCTTCGACAAGGATCGCGGCGCCGAATTGTTCATCCGCGCGATCGGCGGCCGCTACGATCTGCTGCGGCCCGGCACGCCCTCGGGGCTCAACCCGCTCCAGCTCGACGACAATCCGGTCAACCGCCAGTTCCTGATCGATTGGCTGGCCCTTCTCGCCGGTGGCGCCGACATCGACGAGATCGCGCGCATCAAGGACGCGGTCGACGCCAATTTCGGGCAGCCGCCCGAGCATCGCCGCCTCGCTTATCTGTCCGAATTGTTCCGCGGCGGCGAGCGACCGCACGGCGCCGACCTGTGGGCGCGGCTGCGGCCCTGGCATGGCGACGGCGAGCGCGCCTGGCTGTTCGACAATCCCGAGGACCGGATAGACCTCTCCGCGCAGGCGGTCGGCTTCGACATGACCCAGATCCTCGACGACCCGGCGGTGCGCACGCCGGCGATGATGTACCTCTTCCACCGTGTCGAGG
This portion of the Sphingomonas sp. LY54 genome encodes:
- a CDS encoding TrbC/VirB2 family protein translates to MAAASIGDPAGSGVIVSAVRWLEGTLLGTIATVVAVIAVASVGLLMLTGRINWRYGATVILGCFILFGAASIVAGIQSTASLGN
- a CDS encoding type IV secretion system protein VirB3 gives rise to the protein MNGLERDPLFVALTRPQMFAGVTYSYFVANAVLATEAFLIFRSAWALAAAVIVHLAGMLMCLREPRFFDLWLTRLQRCPRVRNYAIWRCNSYRP
- a CDS encoding VirB4 family type IV secretion/conjugal transfer ATPase — protein: MQFLPPLTRDERAAARERPAGFHLPYARHVDDATIETRDGLLMQVIHVRGLLFETADTDELNYRKRLRDATLQAIGSSRFALYHHIVRRRIADEGAADYPDPFSRRLDAAWRARLAGKRLYVNDLFLTLVRRPLQGRLSGLDRLRAMLGRTGSNEEEAEAVYELRALDAARDALLAALGNYGPRLLGIYQTPQGPCSEPLEFLSTLYNGEMRPVLLPMQDLGAYLPYRRVSFGQTVELGPAAPSPRSFLGIVSLKDYPGQTAPGMLDELLRLPFEMVVSQSFGFVDRQAALGRMNLALRRMRSAEDEALSLRADLATAKDEVAAGRAGFGEHHMTLALRGDTPAAVDEAVAEAQAALADLGIIAVREEMALEPAFWAQFPGNFKYIARRGLVSTGNFAGLASAHNFPLGQAEGNHWGEAITLLETTAAGPYYFNFHQGDLGNFTVIGPSGSGKTVVLNFLLAQARKISPRIIFFDKDRGAELFIRAIGGRYDLLRPGTPSGLNPLQLDDNPVNRQFLIDWLALLAGGADIDEIARIKDAVDANFGQPPEHRRLAYLSELFRGGERPHGADLWARLRPWHGDGERAWLFDNPEDRIDLSAQAVGFDMTQILDDPAVRTPAMMYLFHRVEERLDGTAAIIVVDEGWKALDDEVFVRRIKDWEKTIRKRNGIVGFATQSAQDALESRIASAIIEQAATQIFMANPKARASDYIEGFGLTPHEYELVRTLPDNAHCFLVKHGGESVVARLDLTGERDLLTILSGRERTVRLLDEIRAHSGDDPEDWLPRLLEVA